A section of the Spirosoma pollinicola genome encodes:
- a CDS encoding lysozyme inhibitor LprI family protein: MKVLFKLHKILTVCLFLTFTTISLGQTQSAMNSAQAQTFQQADKAFNVVYQKILKQYSTDKEFIKNLKTAQRIWVQFRDADVKMKYSDRPTGYYGSMQSFCESSYRTELTQQRTKTLTIWLTGIEEGDTCAGSVKTKD; encoded by the coding sequence ATGAAAGTACTTTTTAAACTACATAAGATTCTCACTGTCTGTCTTTTTTTGACGTTCACTACCATTTCGCTTGGCCAAACACAGTCAGCAATGAACAGTGCTCAGGCGCAGACATTTCAACAGGCTGATAAAGCCTTCAATGTAGTTTATCAGAAGATTTTGAAGCAATACAGCACAGATAAGGAATTCATAAAAAACTTAAAAACAGCGCAACGAATCTGGGTTCAGTTTCGGGATGCCGACGTAAAAATGAAGTACTCCGACCGACCGACCGGGTATTATGGCAGTATGCAGTCCTTTTGTGAGTCAAGCTACCGTACCGAACTCACCCAACAGCGAACCAAAACGTTAACCATCTGGCTAACGGGTATTGAGGAGGGTGACACCTGTGCAGGATCCGTAAAAACGAAGGACTAA
- a CDS encoding helix-turn-helix domain-containing protein encodes MSRPKRCISLSDTEKLTLQEAIKNHPKYEFRRACQALLWSHKGFSAKEVAGHTEVSQHSVGKWLSAWQELGLVGLMRQKGQGRKPILNLTNSLHQQALSRAVTAHYQDAERIKADLQTALGQSMSRDTVKRFLKKMTTTGDASDVQPNPNKMPKLMLMG; translated from the coding sequence ATGAGCCGACCAAAACGCTGCATCTCCTTGTCTGACACCGAGAAACTTACTTTACAGGAAGCCATCAAAAACCACCCTAAGTACGAGTTTAGACGGGCTTGTCAAGCATTACTTTGGAGTCATAAAGGCTTCTCGGCCAAAGAGGTAGCAGGCCACACCGAAGTCTCCCAGCATTCGGTTGGCAAGTGGCTTTCTGCCTGGCAAGAACTGGGTTTGGTCGGGCTCATGCGCCAAAAAGGGCAAGGCAGAAAACCCATTCTGAACTTGACCAACAGCCTTCATCAGCAAGCCTTGAGTCGAGCCGTTACGGCTCATTATCAGGATGCCGAGCGGATTAAAGCCGATCTACAAACGGCTTTAGGCCAGTCCATGAGCCGTGATACAGTGAAACGATTTCTAAAAAAAATGACTACCACTGGCGACGCATCCGACGTACAACCAAACCCAAACAAAATGCCCAAGCTTATGCTGATGGGCTAA
- a CDS encoding pYEATS domain-containing protein, giving the protein MRKLFLLMTCILAPIYVAGQGYCDRLEFCSHSSSDMTFEQVKSFFSDNVAKPSIESGRRIYNLGSSTESRTPPSPHLVSKKEHRKQPLDPNGAAPVRGAISENSILNIPSQNRILENINTAQRIVNRILCLTNNPDIKINVNTHRNCQNAVAVHCIEGDYIFYSTTYLEKLMSSADSNIVYGIFAHEVGHLIRGDAWIGKEKRHQAELNADKFAGHIMGLMNLPQEIAIASLNDVDVNITKTHPAKIKREAIIVKGWLEGQANRKKINSASVAYLMECKSDDDSPFRIYYLMQGKSEQKTGFYNIACQIVGTPEKLRTIKKVTYYLHPSSFEKNSVKYKGNQVLSLEIWGSFELRASVVCEEDGIVNEYQLQENLAITDGKGRSVDKGFVPDVYIDNIDFMDKKEAKISLVPLVKEVNFPSKLLRPSKRSRIKSKPEMSPNEENIFVDPTNTKPPKDL; this is encoded by the coding sequence ATGAGAAAGCTATTTCTCCTCATGACTTGCATTTTAGCACCGATTTATGTGGCTGGGCAAGGATATTGCGATAGATTAGAGTTCTGTAGTCATTCTTCATCAGATATGACATTTGAGCAAGTGAAAAGTTTTTTTAGCGACAACGTTGCTAAGCCTTCAATAGAATCTGGTCGAAGGATATACAATCTAGGATCCTCTACAGAGTCAAGGACTCCTCCATCACCACATTTAGTTTCGAAAAAAGAGCATAGAAAGCAACCCCTTGACCCAAATGGAGCGGCCCCTGTACGTGGAGCTATTTCTGAGAATTCTATACTAAATATTCCTTCCCAAAACCGTATTTTAGAAAATATTAATACTGCACAAAGGATTGTAAATCGAATATTATGCTTGACCAACAATCCTGACATCAAAATAAATGTGAATACACATAGGAATTGTCAAAACGCAGTCGCAGTTCATTGTATAGAAGGAGATTATATTTTTTATAGTACAACTTATTTAGAAAAATTAATGAGTTCCGCAGATAGTAATATAGTATATGGAATTTTTGCGCATGAGGTTGGGCATCTTATAAGAGGAGATGCTTGGATTGGAAAAGAAAAAAGGCACCAAGCCGAGCTTAACGCCGACAAATTCGCGGGGCATATAATGGGTCTGATGAATTTACCACAGGAAATAGCTATCGCGTCGTTAAACGACGTTGATGTAAATATTACCAAAACACATCCTGCAAAAATTAAACGTGAAGCAATAATTGTTAAAGGGTGGTTAGAAGGGCAGGCAAATCGTAAAAAAATTAACTCTGCTTCAGTAGCTTATCTTATGGAGTGTAAATCAGATGATGATAGTCCTTTTAGAATATACTATCTAATGCAAGGTAAATCTGAACAAAAGACAGGTTTTTATAATATTGCATGTCAAATTGTGGGCACTCCTGAAAAACTAAGAACTATAAAAAAAGTTACATATTATTTACATCCTTCTTCTTTCGAGAAGAATTCAGTAAAGTACAAAGGTAATCAAGTCCTATCCTTGGAAATATGGGGATCTTTTGAACTTAGAGCATCAGTTGTTTGTGAGGAAGATGGTATTGTAAACGAGTACCAGTTGCAAGAAAATTTAGCTATTACAGATGGAAAAGGTAGATCAGTAGATAAAGGATTTGTGCCAGATGTGTATATCGATAATATTGATTTCATGGATAAAAAAGAAGCTAAAATTTCTTTGGTGCCTTTAGTGAAGGAGGTTAACTTTCCCTCTAAGCTCCTCCGCCCTTCAAAGAGATCAAGAATTAAATCAAAACCAGAAATGTCACCAAACGAGGAAAATATTTTTGTGGATCCTACAAATACTAAACCGCCTAAAGATTTATGA
- a CDS encoding hydantoinase B/oxoprolinase family protein, producing the protein MYQIWIDTGGTFTDGLAQYPDGTINRAKVLSSSRLRGQLINGKLIAPWLSAPIFDGYQLRVIGTGETYLITSLGSDGILTLDRPYTTNTDTVTVELFTGEEAPVLATRLLTKTPLNQPFPPLEMRLGTTKGTNALLERKGGCVALLVTKGFKDLLKIGTQQRPDLFQLAIPPAEVLYDSVLEVDERMAADGQILKPLSDQTLTNLVEQLQQSKPDAVAISLLNAYRNPAHERKLYAALHAAGFAYITLSTSVSTAPQYVSRTQTAVVDAYLTPVMRLYLDNVQQQLGGSPVRVMTSSGGLVRADLFQPKDSLLSGPAGGVIGAVTVSDSILLSPLATTDNKMLSDTSGILTLDMGGTSTDVARIHGGGLDYRFSTKIGPFDLQLPSLAIETVAAGGGSICWFDGKQLRVGPHSAGASPGPACYGAKNTATGKPRLTITDVNLLLGKLHPKQFGIPIFPKEAKTALTEIVTQIESTGAIASPIDVLRGFEHIANEIMAGAIRKISVARGFDPKEYTLLVFGGAGGLHGCAIARLLGMERLLLPFDGGLLSAYGIGQAQIERMAAQTILQPLSVIDGKLADIRQTLIDSATTNLRQDVDEGISIKTKSVSVFLRLSGQEATIDVPFSNRLAEDFEQTYKHLYGHFPSDANGQPRSIEVESIRVLVSTFSDELPLSDSPVSHRHAVPAFETDAYPVYDWTQMQEGDTFRGPALLLNTTSSAFIEPGWRLVVQANKNALVDYIADIEEVGETQANEVIQLELFTQRFRAIAEEMGAQLQRTAFSVNVKERLDFSCALLDANAELVANAPHIPVHLGSLGVCARLVLAKIAIGPGDVVITNHPKYGGSHLPDVTLLSGVFTKEEMGKDPQLIGYVINRAHHAEIGGKVPGSMPPDAVSLVEEGVVLEPMYVVKAGEFLWKSTENNVGLSTYFTDAPYPTRALVENQADIEAALASLKAGETALRSLARQHGLSTVKHYMARLQQSANEAILSVLKPLNGQTFSAEESLDDGHTIRVNLSISNSRLTIDFSGTSGVHPNNLNANVSILYSAVLYVLRLWCGKEIPLNEGLMAPVDLILPESSFLNPIFPEDTSACPAVVGGNTEVSQRLVDTLLKALGLAACSQGTMNNFLFGRSAVNSTSFGYYETIGGGAGATMGANGRSAVHQHMTNTKLTDPEELERRYPVRLHEFSIRSGSGGAGQWRGGDGIVREIEFLEPVQATLLSQHRVVAPYGLDGGEPGAVGQQTLVHVDGHEETLPGIFTRAMQTGERIRIETPGGGGAGKLA; encoded by the coding sequence ATGTACCAAATCTGGATTGATACCGGTGGCACCTTTACGGATGGCCTTGCCCAATACCCTGATGGCACCATAAACCGCGCCAAAGTTCTGAGCAGTAGCCGACTGCGTGGACAGTTGATAAATGGAAAACTCATTGCTCCCTGGCTTAGTGCCCCCATTTTCGATGGCTATCAACTCCGTGTCATCGGCACGGGAGAGACATATCTAATCACTTCACTAGGTTCAGATGGCATCCTCACGCTCGACCGGCCTTACACAACCAACACCGATACTGTTACAGTCGAGCTATTTACTGGCGAAGAAGCGCCTGTTTTAGCCACTCGCCTGTTAACGAAAACGCCCTTAAACCAGCCATTTCCACCTTTAGAAATGCGACTTGGCACCACTAAAGGCACTAACGCCCTACTCGAACGAAAAGGCGGTTGTGTGGCCTTACTCGTAACAAAAGGCTTTAAAGACTTACTCAAAATCGGGACACAGCAACGACCCGATCTTTTTCAATTAGCCATTCCCCCCGCCGAAGTCCTCTATGATTCCGTTCTGGAAGTCGATGAGCGGATGGCAGCCGATGGTCAGATTTTGAAACCGCTATCAGACCAAACCCTAACGAACCTGGTTGAGCAACTTCAGCAAAGCAAGCCCGATGCCGTAGCCATTTCGCTCCTGAACGCGTACAGAAACCCGGCGCATGAACGGAAGTTATATGCGGCTCTACACGCAGCCGGGTTTGCCTATATTACCCTCTCAACCAGCGTATCGACAGCACCGCAGTATGTGTCGCGCACGCAAACCGCAGTAGTCGATGCTTACCTGACACCCGTTATGCGGTTGTATCTGGACAATGTGCAGCAGCAACTTGGGGGCAGTCCCGTACGCGTCATGACCAGTTCGGGCGGACTGGTTCGGGCGGATCTGTTCCAACCGAAAGACAGCTTATTAAGCGGTCCGGCAGGGGGCGTAATTGGCGCAGTCACTGTATCCGACAGCATCTTGCTGTCGCCGTTAGCTACCACCGACAACAAGATGCTGTCGGATACATCAGGCATCTTAACCCTCGATATGGGCGGCACCAGTACTGATGTTGCTAGAATCCACGGCGGTGGGCTAGATTACCGTTTCTCTACGAAAATTGGCCCCTTCGATTTGCAACTCCCATCACTCGCCATTGAAACCGTTGCGGCCGGGGGTGGGTCGATCTGCTGGTTCGATGGCAAGCAATTACGGGTTGGTCCGCACAGTGCGGGGGCAAGTCCGGGCCCGGCCTGTTATGGCGCTAAAAATACCGCCACTGGCAAACCACGGTTAACCATCACCGACGTCAATTTGCTGCTGGGCAAACTTCACCCGAAACAGTTTGGCATTCCTATTTTCCCAAAGGAAGCCAAGACAGCTTTGACGGAAATCGTAACGCAAATCGAATCGACAGGTGCGATTGCTTCACCAATTGACGTGTTGCGCGGCTTCGAGCATATCGCCAACGAGATTATGGCGGGGGCAATCCGGAAAATTTCGGTAGCGCGTGGGTTCGATCCAAAGGAATATACCCTGCTTGTCTTTGGTGGTGCCGGTGGTCTGCATGGATGCGCCATTGCCCGATTGCTGGGCATGGAACGGCTCTTGCTGCCCTTCGATGGCGGGTTGTTAAGTGCGTATGGCATCGGCCAGGCGCAAATTGAGCGGATGGCCGCCCAAACAATTTTACAGCCTTTATCGGTAATTGACGGTAAACTTGCCGATATACGCCAAACTTTAATAGACTCGGCCACCACAAATCTTCGGCAGGATGTTGACGAAGGCATTTCCATCAAGACCAAATCCGTCTCTGTATTTCTGCGCCTGTCGGGTCAGGAAGCGACTATTGATGTGCCGTTTAGTAATCGGTTAGCGGAGGATTTCGAGCAAACGTACAAACACCTCTACGGTCATTTTCCCAGCGATGCCAATGGTCAACCGCGTTCTATCGAGGTTGAAAGTATACGCGTGCTGGTGAGTACATTTTCCGACGAATTGCCCCTAAGTGATTCACCAGTAAGCCACCGACACGCGGTACCCGCATTTGAAACAGATGCTTATCCGGTTTACGACTGGACACAAATGCAGGAAGGCGATACCTTTCGTGGCCCCGCTTTACTCCTGAATACAACCTCGTCGGCCTTCATTGAACCCGGCTGGCGGCTGGTCGTACAGGCGAACAAAAACGCTCTGGTGGATTATATTGCTGATATCGAGGAAGTGGGCGAAACGCAGGCGAACGAGGTCATTCAACTCGAACTATTCACGCAGCGATTCCGGGCTATTGCTGAGGAGATGGGTGCTCAGTTACAACGCACCGCCTTTTCGGTGAATGTGAAAGAGCGGCTCGATTTCTCCTGTGCGCTGCTCGATGCCAACGCCGAGCTGGTCGCCAATGCACCCCACATCCCCGTCCATCTTGGTAGTCTGGGCGTTTGTGCACGGCTGGTTCTGGCTAAAATAGCCATCGGGCCGGGTGACGTCGTGATCACCAATCACCCGAAATATGGGGGTTCTCATTTACCGGACGTGACCTTGCTTAGCGGTGTTTTTACGAAAGAAGAAATGGGTAAAGATCCCCAGTTGATCGGCTATGTCATCAACCGGGCACACCACGCCGAAATTGGCGGTAAAGTGCCAGGATCAATGCCCCCCGACGCCGTTTCGCTTGTGGAAGAAGGCGTCGTACTGGAACCGATGTATGTCGTAAAAGCTGGTGAATTTTTATGGAAAAGTACGGAAAACAACGTTGGGCTATCCACTTATTTCACCGATGCCCCCTACCCGACCCGCGCTCTGGTCGAAAACCAGGCCGATATTGAGGCTGCGCTGGCATCGCTAAAAGCAGGCGAAACTGCCCTTCGTTCACTCGCTCGTCAACATGGTTTATCAACCGTGAAGCATTACATGGCGAGGTTGCAGCAGTCAGCCAATGAGGCCATTCTATCGGTATTGAAACCGCTCAACGGCCAAACGTTTTCTGCTGAAGAATCCCTTGACGATGGTCATACGATTCGCGTAAACCTTTCGATTTCAAATAGCCGATTGACGATTGATTTTTCGGGAACGTCGGGCGTTCATCCCAATAATTTAAACGCAAACGTGTCGATTCTCTATAGTGCGGTGCTGTATGTGCTTCGGCTCTGGTGCGGAAAAGAAATTCCTCTGAATGAGGGCCTAATGGCTCCTGTTGATCTGATTTTACCCGAATCGTCCTTCCTAAACCCAATTTTCCCGGAGGACACGTCTGCCTGCCCGGCTGTTGTGGGAGGCAATACGGAAGTGAGTCAGCGGCTGGTCGATACCTTGTTGAAAGCACTCGGGCTGGCAGCCTGTAGCCAGGGAACGATGAATAATTTTCTGTTCGGCAGATCGGCCGTGAATTCAACGAGCTTCGGTTATTACGAAACAATAGGCGGTGGTGCAGGGGCAACAATGGGTGCCAATGGCCGCTCGGCAGTGCATCAGCACATGACCAATACGAAACTCACTGACCCCGAAGAATTGGAACGTCGCTACCCGGTGCGGCTGCATGAGTTCAGCATCCGCAGTGGTTCTGGCGGAGCCGGACAGTGGCGCGGGGGTGATGGCATTGTGCGCGAAATAGAGTTTCTGGAGCCAGTTCAGGCCACACTTCTCAGTCAGCACCGGGTGGTTGCTCCCTATGGGCTGGATGGTGGTGAGCCGGGAGCAGTGGGTCAGCAAACCTTGGTTCATGTTGATGGTCATGAAGAAACGCTACCCGGTATTTTCACCAGAGCCATGCAAACAGGCGAACGCATCCGAATAGAAACGCCGGGGGGTGGGGGTGCTGGCAAACTAGCGTAG
- a CDS encoding DUF3871 family protein, producing MLSITDYEIQPSRWQIPEMDEPLKATVINEAPSSEGAFILANTLPTSLKEIQEHHIIPVYSKDNEPLISHCDFIEAAVETVQRLFPFETILNPAIRISHPIKGRIPSARNKPAKDLEDWEKTLYYERAAFAIEIPSLNETIDGNTLSLTIGGVKAYNLDSLHQKKGVDEHFKLFIGFQNKVCTNLCVWSDGYVSDLRVKSIDQLTKAIIDLVVRYQAEKQLQALSQLTDYYLTEHQFAQFIGRCRLYQYLPQVQRSEIQLLLMGDQQVSCIARDYYRDQSFCRMPDGTINLWRLYNLFTGAIKSSYIDTYLDRNVNSFALVNGLLQSLQGLQTPQNWFLN from the coding sequence ATGTTGTCAATAACAGATTATGAGATCCAGCCTTCTAGATGGCAAATCCCTGAGATGGATGAACCCTTAAAAGCAACAGTAATTAACGAAGCTCCTTCAAGTGAAGGAGCTTTTATTTTGGCTAATACATTACCAACTTCCTTGAAGGAAATTCAAGAGCATCACATTATTCCTGTTTACAGTAAGGATAATGAGCCATTGATTAGTCATTGTGACTTTATTGAAGCAGCTGTTGAGACAGTCCAAAGGCTTTTTCCATTTGAGACAATTTTAAATCCAGCTATTCGCATATCACATCCTATTAAAGGCAGGATTCCATCAGCTCGTAACAAGCCAGCTAAAGACCTTGAGGATTGGGAAAAGACGCTTTATTATGAGCGAGCAGCTTTCGCTATTGAAATTCCATCGCTTAATGAAACGATTGACGGTAATACATTATCACTGACGATTGGTGGTGTTAAAGCTTATAACCTCGATAGTTTACACCAGAAGAAAGGAGTTGACGAGCATTTCAAGCTTTTTATTGGTTTTCAGAATAAGGTCTGTACGAATCTATGTGTTTGGTCAGATGGCTATGTATCAGATTTACGGGTGAAGTCTATTGATCAGTTGACCAAAGCCATTATAGATTTAGTCGTTCGCTATCAAGCTGAGAAACAATTACAAGCCTTATCACAGCTAACAGATTATTACCTTACTGAACATCAATTCGCTCAATTTATTGGGCGCTGCCGTCTTTATCAATATCTACCACAAGTTCAAAGAAGTGAGATACAACTATTGTTGATGGGAGATCAACAGGTAAGTTGTATAGCCCGTGATTATTATAGAGATCAATCGTTTTGTCGAATGCCTGATGGGACAATAAACTTGTGGAGATTGTATAATCTTTTTACAGGAGCTATCAAAAGTAGTTACATAGACACTTACTTAGATCGGAATGTCAATAGCTTCGCACTTGTAAATGGTCTTTTACAAAGCTTGCAAGGTTTGCAAACTCCACAAAACTGGTTTTTAAATTAA
- a CDS encoding M48 family metalloprotease yields the protein MPSRSDLIQNVNNAQKIVNRILCLAKSSSVAIAVRAAPCPNAIAVNCADKKYILFSTDYLEQVMNSADSSVIYGIFAHEVGHLIRGDAWLGGNRKHEAELNADKFAGHIMGLVNFPKQVAISTLTNVNVDSTKTHPAKVKRELKIEEGWINGQANRKKIDTTSLEYIMACKLDSDSPFRISYGSLIESKNSHKLYQVQCAIQGDSGKLKTIKSITYFLHPYYFEENSLRYEGNQVLPLEIWGSFELRASVVCVEDGVTNEYLLGETILVIDKKTGKRVTKLDITDVYADDIATDSRREKKVRLMPHN from the coding sequence ATGCCCTCTCGCAGCGATTTGATACAAAATGTAAATAATGCACAAAAAATTGTCAATAGAATTCTTTGCCTTGCTAAATCATCTTCTGTAGCTATAGCTGTTAGAGCTGCTCCATGTCCAAACGCAATTGCTGTTAACTGTGCTGATAAAAAGTATATACTGTTTAGTACAGACTATTTAGAGCAAGTTATGAATTCAGCCGATAGTAGTGTAATATATGGAATTTTTGCCCATGAGGTTGGGCATCTCATCAGGGGCGACGCCTGGCTTGGGGGAAATAGGAAGCATGAAGCCGAGTTAAATGCGGATAAATTTGCGGGCCATATAATGGGACTAGTAAATTTCCCAAAGCAAGTTGCAATTTCTACATTAACTAATGTGAATGTGGACTCTACTAAAACACATCCTGCAAAAGTAAAGCGCGAATTAAAGATTGAAGAGGGGTGGATTAATGGACAAGCGAATCGTAAAAAAATTGATACTACTTCATTAGAGTACATTATGGCCTGTAAATTAGATTCAGACAGCCCATTTAGAATTAGTTATGGATCACTTATTGAGTCTAAGAATAGCCATAAACTTTACCAAGTGCAATGTGCTATTCAAGGCGATAGCGGTAAGTTGAAAACGATTAAAAGTATTACGTACTTTCTTCACCCTTACTATTTTGAGGAAAATTCGTTGAGATATGAAGGTAATCAAGTATTACCGTTAGAAATTTGGGGATCGTTCGAATTAAGAGCATCTGTAGTTTGTGTAGAGGATGGGGTTACCAATGAGTATTTATTAGGAGAAACCATACTTGTTATTGATAAAAAAACAGGCAAAAGGGTAACAAAATTAGATATCACCGATGTATATGCTGATGATATCGCTACTGATAGTAGAAGAGAAAAAAAAGTTCGGCTAATGCCACATAATTAG
- a CDS encoding M12 family metallopeptidase codes for MNKLLISYLLFLFACSNKREGQENSSIDSVVSLSSVHSKGDSIHDEADDVTNNFYEGYLMENPTEDSIKILLNGDPDTTILYGQKYKGQFLFEGDILIDYPDTNAMGLAEGITTMSRKWSKPNGVLTIPYEIAPNFPDPDRTKQAMDMWSKEVGVVFRKRKSTDPHSIFFVETSEGCFVNQVGRSGGEQPVSLSSECKVGNIAHEIGHILGLFHEQSRSDRDKYVEIDPKQAGGRASQYKFAKDTDPNGRPMDMGNYDFNSIMHYPERSYFRVKQPYRVKLNFGIPGQRDSLSQGDIKAIKAMYSLP; via the coding sequence ATGAACAAATTATTAATCTCTTATTTGCTATTCCTATTTGCATGTTCAAATAAAAGGGAAGGCCAAGAAAATAGTTCCATAGACTCTGTTGTCAGTTTATCATCCGTTCATAGTAAAGGAGATTCTATACATGACGAAGCGGACGATGTGACTAATAATTTTTATGAAGGGTACTTAATGGAGAACCCAACTGAAGATTCAATAAAAATATTACTTAATGGAGATCCTGACACTACAATATTATACGGACAAAAATATAAGGGGCAATTTTTGTTTGAAGGAGATATTCTAATTGACTACCCCGATACGAATGCAATGGGCTTGGCTGAAGGAATTACTACTATGAGTCGAAAGTGGTCAAAGCCGAATGGCGTTCTGACTATCCCTTATGAAATAGCTCCAAACTTCCCTGATCCTGACAGAACTAAGCAAGCAATGGATATGTGGTCAAAAGAGGTAGGTGTTGTTTTTAGAAAAAGAAAAAGTACAGACCCTCATTCTATATTTTTTGTAGAGACATCTGAAGGCTGTTTTGTAAACCAAGTAGGAAGATCAGGCGGAGAACAGCCTGTTAGCCTTTCATCCGAATGCAAGGTAGGTAACATAGCTCATGAAATTGGCCATATTTTAGGGCTGTTTCATGAGCAGTCGCGCTCTGACAGGGATAAATATGTAGAAATTGATCCAAAACAAGCAGGAGGACGAGCTTCTCAGTACAAATTCGCAAAGGACACAGACCCAAATGGCCGTCCAATGGATATGGGTAATTATGATTTCAATTCTATTATGCACTATCCCGAGAGAAGTTATTTTCGCGTTAAACAACCTTATCGAGTTAAACTCAATTTCGGCATTCCTGGACAGAGAGACAGTTTAAGTCAAGGCGATATTAAAGCAATTAAAGCGATGTATTCACTCCCATGA
- a CDS encoding UPF0489 family protein: MIELKILDLDLDFFINERATDKKLKGKRRLNKTKFIPWEKKQVKDFLENNCGLNPNEKIPGNLFTHHDELFYFLRSLQEKHNFELQFSIDHVDAHADLGYGDFSFYHISSYILNQPLLKRYYPKIRSKSKRLTSGNFLSFAIACRWISTINYINHEAWFNDLPRFFFKDFDFSSNSLELKSYSPSQMKTLIFYGDLIKAAKESVPLHLEPCVPFKQIIYNNFHSSGNYDFICLTQSPAFTPTTSDDLIPTIMQYVDSNK, encoded by the coding sequence ATGATAGAATTAAAAATTTTAGATCTTGACCTTGATTTCTTTATCAATGAAAGGGCTACAGATAAAAAGTTAAAAGGTAAAAGAAGGTTGAACAAAACTAAATTCATTCCATGGGAAAAGAAACAAGTAAAAGATTTCCTGGAAAATAATTGTGGGCTAAACCCTAATGAGAAAATCCCTGGTAATTTATTCACTCATCATGATGAATTATTTTACTTTCTTAGATCCTTACAGGAGAAGCATAACTTCGAACTTCAATTTTCAATTGATCACGTTGATGCACATGCAGATTTAGGTTATGGAGATTTTAGCTTTTACCATATATCTTCATATATTCTTAATCAGCCGCTCCTTAAGAGATACTATCCAAAAATTCGGAGTAAAAGTAAGCGATTGACCTCGGGTAATTTTCTCTCATTTGCAATTGCGTGCCGTTGGATTTCAACTATTAATTATATTAATCATGAAGCCTGGTTCAATGACTTGCCACGATTCTTCTTTAAAGATTTCGATTTTTCTAGTAACTCTTTAGAGTTAAAAAGTTACAGTCCTTCTCAAATGAAGACGCTAATATTCTATGGAGATTTAATAAAGGCGGCCAAAGAAAGTGTTCCTCTACATTTAGAGCCTTGCGTTCCTTTTAAACAGATAATATATAATAATTTTCATAGTTCTGGCAATTATGATTTCATTTGTTTAACACAATCCCCTGCTTTCACGCCAACAACTTCTGATGACCTTATACCAACAATTATGCAATATGTTGACAGTAATAAATAA